The proteins below are encoded in one region of Segatella copri:
- the rplJ gene encoding 50S ribosomal protein L10, whose protein sequence is MKKEVKDTIIAELGQKLQEFPHFYLVDVTGLNAEKTSALRRKCFQSEIKMVVVKNSLLHKAFEASDIDFSELYGYLKGTTAVLFANTANVPAKLLKEYDKEDVPTLKAAYAEESFYVGADKLAELSALKSKNEVIAEIVALLQSPAKNVVSALQSGSNTIHGVLKTLGERPE, encoded by the coding sequence ATGAAGAAAGAAGTTAAAGATACTATTATCGCTGAGCTTGGACAGAAGTTGCAGGAGTTTCCTCATTTCTATCTTGTAGATGTTACAGGATTGAATGCTGAGAAGACAAGCGCACTCCGTCGTAAGTGCTTCCAGAGCGAGATTAAGATGGTTGTTGTTAAGAATTCCTTGCTTCACAAGGCGTTCGAGGCTTCAGATATCGATTTCTCTGAGCTCTATGGCTACTTGAAGGGTACTACTGCTGTGTTGTTTGCTAATACAGCTAATGTACCAGCTAAGTTGTTGAAGGAATATGACAAGGAAGATGTTCCAACATTGAAGGCTGCTTATGCAGAGGAAAGCTTCTACGTTGGCGCAGACAAACTTGCAGAGCTTTCAGCTCTCAAGAGCAAGAACGAAGTTATCGCAGAGATTGTTGCTTTGCTCCAGTCACCTGCAAAGAACGTTGTTTCAGCTCTTCAATCAGGAAGCAACACTATTCATGGTGTGCTTAAGACATTGGGCGAGCGTCCTGAGTAA
- the rplL gene encoding 50S ribosomal protein L7/L12, with amino-acid sequence MADIKAIAEELVNLTVKEVNELATVLKDEYGIEPAAAAVAVAAGPAAGGAAAAEEKSTFDVVLAEVGGAKLQVVKAVKEACGLGLKEAKDLVDGAPSTIKEGVAKDEAENLKKAIEEAGAKVELK; translated from the coding sequence ATGGCAGATATCAAAGCTATTGCAGAAGAGTTAGTAAATCTTACTGTTAAGGAAGTTAATGAGTTGGCAACAGTCCTCAAGGACGAGTATGGTATTGAGCCTGCTGCTGCAGCTGTAGCTGTAGCTGCTGGTCCTGCTGCTGGTGGTGCAGCTGCAGCTGAGGAGAAGTCTACATTCGACGTAGTCCTCGCTGAGGTTGGTGGCGCTAAGCTCCAGGTTGTAAAGGCTGTTAAGGAGGCTTGTGGTCTCGGTTTGAAAGAGGCTAAGGATCTCGTAGACGGTGCTCCTTCTACAATCAAGGAAGGTGTAGCTAAGGACGAGGCTGAGAACCTTAAGAAGGCTATCGAAGAGGCCGGTGCTAAGGTAGAGCTCAAGTAA